From a region of the Janthinobacterium sp. 61 genome:
- a CDS encoding efflux transporter outer membrane subunit yields MKQVKPIVSTVPARHLLAVAAAALLAGCAVSPAYEVPTAAAPQTFKEAAGWQAAVPADTLERGPWWTLFGDAQLNQLAEGIEVSNQNVAEAVASYEQARALVREQRASLFPTVSLTGSGARSGGGGEQQTNNNFKAAIGASWEPDIWGRLRAGVTGADASASASAADLAAARLSAQGELAINYFSLRQSDAQIALLNATIAGYKRVLDITSNRFNSGIAAKSDLLQAQTQLANAQIDLSSQVRARAQLEHAIAILLGKAPSDFSLAVAPWTLTVPEVPLGVPSTLLQRRPDIAAAERRVAVANEQIGIARSAYYPSLNLTGSYGSGASRVGDLFNASSSLWSLGVSAAQTLFNAGATTASVDAAKAGHEAAVARYRQTVLAAFGAVEDQLSATRALAEQLALRQQASSAADQVEQQMLNRYNAGQVGYTDVVTAQVTALSARRSLVQAQADRQTTAVALIQSLGGGWHVPQTQ; encoded by the coding sequence ATGAAGCAAGTAAAACCTATCGTATCCACCGTTCCTGCCCGCCATTTGCTGGCAGTGGCCGCCGCTGCCCTGCTGGCCGGCTGCGCCGTCAGCCCCGCGTATGAAGTACCCACGGCCGCCGCGCCGCAAACGTTCAAGGAGGCGGCCGGCTGGCAAGCGGCCGTGCCGGCCGATACCCTGGAACGGGGTCCCTGGTGGACCCTGTTCGGCGACGCGCAATTGAACCAGCTGGCCGAAGGCATTGAAGTATCGAACCAGAACGTGGCCGAAGCCGTTGCCTCCTACGAGCAGGCGCGCGCTCTGGTGCGCGAACAGCGCGCCTCGCTGTTTCCTACCGTGAGCCTGACGGGCAGCGGCGCCCGCTCCGGCGGCGGGGGCGAGCAGCAGACGAACAATAATTTCAAGGCGGCCATCGGCGCCTCGTGGGAACCGGATATCTGGGGCCGCCTGCGCGCCGGCGTGACGGGGGCGGACGCCAGCGCCAGTGCCAGCGCGGCCGACCTGGCCGCCGCGCGCCTGTCGGCGCAGGGCGAGCTGGCCATCAATTATTTTTCGCTGCGCCAGAGCGATGCGCAGATCGCGCTGCTGAACGCCACCATCGCCGGCTACAAGCGCGTGCTCGACATCACCAGCAACCGTTTCAATTCCGGCATCGCCGCCAAGTCCGACCTGCTGCAGGCGCAGACGCAGCTGGCCAATGCGCAGATCGATCTGTCCAGCCAGGTGCGCGCGCGCGCCCAGCTCGAACATGCGATCGCCATCCTGCTGGGGAAAGCGCCGTCCGACTTCAGCCTGGCCGTTGCGCCGTGGACCCTGACCGTGCCCGAGGTGCCGCTGGGCGTGCCGTCGACCCTGCTGCAGCGCCGTCCCGACATCGCCGCCGCCGAGCGCAGGGTGGCCGTGGCCAACGAGCAGATCGGCATTGCCCGCTCCGCCTACTATCCGAGCCTGAACCTGACGGGTTCCTACGGATCCGGTGCCAGCCGTGTGGGCGACCTGTTCAATGCTTCGTCGAGCCTGTGGTCGCTGGGCGTGTCGGCCGCGCAAACCCTGTTCAACGCGGGCGCCACCACGGCCAGCGTGGATGCGGCCAAGGCGGGGCATGAGGCCGCCGTGGCACGCTACCGCCAGACGGTACTGGCAGCCTTTGGCGCCGTGGAAGACCAGTTGTCGGCCACGCGCGCGCTGGCCGAGCAGCTGGCCTTGCGCCAGCAGGCGTCGTCGGCCGCCGACCAGGTGGAGCAGCAAATGCTGAACCGCTACAACGCGGGCCAGGTCGGCTATACGGACGTGGTGACGGCGCAAGTGACGGCCCTGTCGGCGCGCCGTTCGCTGGTGCAGGCCCAGGCTGACCGGCAGACGACGGCCGTGGCCTTGATCCAGTCGCTGGGCGGCGGCTGGCATGTGCCGCAGACGCAGTAG
- a CDS encoding efflux RND transporter permease subunit, producing the protein MNLSEPFVKRPIATVLLTIGIALAGVGAFFVLPVSPLPQVDYPTISVSASLPGASPATMATSVATPLERRLGVISGVNEMTSSSGTGSARINLQFDLNRKIDSAAREVQAAIAAARVDLPATLRSNPTYRKANPSDAPVIILALTSKTRTPGQIYDAVSNLVQQKVAQVKGVGDVELGGGSLPAVRVELLPYQLNHYAVSMEDVRAAIQATNANRPKGAISGDERSLQIYSGASTASGGRSAADYRSLVVAWRDGAAIRLDDVAEVVDGVENTNTLGLFNGDPAVIVLITRQPGANVIATVDGVRALLPQLQAQLPGDIKLQVASDSTNSIRSSLHEIEFTLILSIVLVVLVVSAFLRSVRATIIPAVATIVSLLGTFGVMYMLGFSLNNLSLMALTVATGFVVDDAIVVLENTQRHIEAGMDRFKAALLGAREVGFTVLSISLSLVAVFIPLLFMGGQVGRLFREFAVTLSAAVMISLVISLTTTPMMCAWLLKSGEQHKAPGAVARWFERGFERMLKVYEHCLDWALSSAALVMTILVFVVGLNVYLFAAAPKGFFPQQDTGQINGGMRADQSISFQAMQGKLRQLVNIIKDDPAVATVVGFTGGGRAGGGFMFIDLKPASQRTDKGQAVIARLRPQLAKVTGISLFLNPVQDLRMGGRSSNSTYQYTLISDNQADLKKWAAKLADQMKLQPALIDVDTDQAENGVETFVSIDKDRATQLGVQVKDIDNALYNSFGQRQVATIYDELNQYHVIMEVAPRYAQSPEALRSVYVPASNAAAVAAFTGTSASTTTSAVTSAVTATTSNTTAARDPSSGSALSTTLATMVPLSSFSSFAESSTATSINHQGGELATTVSFNLSDGYPLSDGQAAVAQAESEIGMPVNVRGSFQGSAKSAQDSNKEQPLLILAAIVVIYIVLGILYESLIHPITVLSTLPSAGVGAVLALLLFRMEFSIIALIGVFLLIGIVKKNAILIIDFALEAERSRGLTAVEAVREACLLRFRPILMTTLAAALGALPLAIGFGEGSELRQPLGVAIIGGLIASQLLTLLTTPVVYILLDKLRTRSADEQQLSRIPGPDNPSTQS; encoded by the coding sequence GTGAACCTGTCCGAACCGTTCGTCAAGCGTCCCATCGCCACCGTGCTGCTGACCATCGGCATCGCGCTGGCGGGTGTCGGCGCCTTCTTCGTGCTGCCTGTCTCGCCGCTGCCGCAGGTCGATTATCCGACCATTTCCGTCAGCGCCAGCCTGCCCGGCGCCAGCCCCGCGACCATGGCCACCTCGGTGGCCACGCCGCTGGAGCGGCGCCTGGGCGTGATCTCCGGCGTGAACGAAATGACGTCGTCGTCGGGCACGGGTTCGGCGCGCATCAATTTGCAGTTTGACCTGAACCGGAAGATCGATTCGGCCGCGCGCGAAGTGCAGGCGGCCATTGCCGCTGCGCGCGTGGACTTGCCGGCCACTCTGCGCAGCAATCCCACCTACCGCAAGGCCAATCCATCCGACGCGCCCGTGATCATCCTGGCGCTGACGTCAAAAACGCGCACGCCGGGCCAGATCTACGATGCCGTGTCAAACCTGGTGCAGCAGAAAGTAGCGCAAGTCAAAGGCGTGGGCGACGTGGAACTGGGCGGCGGCTCGCTGCCGGCCGTGCGCGTGGAACTGCTGCCGTACCAGCTCAATCACTATGCCGTGTCGATGGAAGATGTGCGCGCGGCCATCCAGGCCACCAATGCCAACCGGCCCAAGGGGGCGATTTCCGGCGACGAGCGCAGCCTGCAGATTTATTCGGGCGCCAGCACGGCTTCGGGCGGGCGCAGCGCGGCCGACTACCGCAGCCTGGTGGTGGCCTGGCGCGATGGCGCCGCCATCCGCCTCGACGACGTGGCCGAAGTGGTCGACGGCGTGGAAAACACGAATACCCTTGGCCTGTTCAACGGCGACCCGGCCGTCATCGTGCTGATCACGCGCCAGCCTGGCGCCAACGTCATCGCCACGGTGGACGGCGTGCGCGCGCTGCTGCCGCAACTGCAGGCGCAGCTGCCCGGCGACATCAAGCTGCAAGTGGCATCCGACAGCACCAACTCCATCCGCTCGTCCCTGCACGAGATCGAATTCACCCTGATCCTGTCCATCGTGCTGGTGGTGCTGGTGGTCAGCGCCTTCCTGCGCAGCGTGCGCGCCACCATCATCCCCGCCGTGGCCACCATCGTCTCCCTGCTGGGCACCTTCGGCGTGATGTACATGCTGGGCTTCAGCCTGAATAACCTGTCCCTGATGGCACTCACGGTGGCCACGGGCTTTGTCGTCGACGATGCCATCGTGGTGCTGGAAAATACGCAGCGCCATATCGAGGCAGGCATGGACCGCTTCAAGGCGGCCCTGCTGGGCGCGCGCGAAGTGGGTTTCACGGTGCTGTCGATCAGCCTGTCGCTGGTGGCCGTCTTCATCCCGCTGCTGTTCATGGGCGGCCAGGTCGGGCGTTTGTTCCGTGAGTTTGCCGTGACCTTGTCGGCCGCCGTCATGATTTCGCTGGTCATTTCGCTGACCACCACGCCGATGATGTGCGCCTGGCTGCTGAAAAGCGGCGAGCAGCACAAGGCGCCGGGCGCGGTGGCCCGCTGGTTCGAACGTGGCTTCGAGCGCATGCTGAAAGTGTATGAGCATTGCCTGGACTGGGCCTTGTCCAGCGCCGCGCTGGTGATGACCATCCTGGTGTTCGTCGTCGGCCTGAACGTGTATCTGTTCGCGGCCGCGCCCAAGGGCTTCTTCCCGCAGCAGGATACGGGGCAGATCAACGGCGGCATGCGCGCCGACCAGAGCATCTCGTTCCAGGCCATGCAGGGCAAGCTGCGCCAGCTGGTCAACATCATCAAGGACGATCCTGCCGTCGCCACCGTCGTCGGCTTTACGGGCGGGGGCAGGGCAGGGGGCGGTTTCATGTTCATCGATCTGAAACCGGCCTCGCAGCGCACGGACAAGGGCCAGGCCGTGATCGCCCGTTTGCGTCCGCAGTTGGCCAAGGTGACGGGCATTTCGCTGTTCCTCAATCCCGTGCAGGACTTGCGCATGGGCGGGCGTTCCAGCAATTCGACCTACCAGTACACCCTGATCAGCGACAACCAGGCCGATTTGAAGAAATGGGCGGCGAAACTGGCCGACCAGATGAAGCTGCAGCCGGCCCTGATCGACGTCGATACGGACCAGGCGGAAAACGGCGTGGAAACCTTTGTCAGCATCGACAAGGACCGGGCCACGCAGCTGGGCGTGCAAGTCAAGGATATCGACAATGCGCTGTACAACAGCTTCGGCCAGCGCCAGGTGGCGACCATCTACGATGAGCTGAACCAGTACCACGTGATTATGGAAGTGGCGCCCCGCTACGCGCAAAGCCCGGAAGCGCTGCGCTCCGTGTATGTGCCGGCGTCGAATGCGGCGGCCGTCGCCGCGTTCACCGGCACCAGCGCCAGCACGACCACCTCTGCCGTCACCTCGGCGGTGACTGCCACCACCTCAAACACGACGGCGGCGCGCGATCCGTCCAGCGGCTCGGCATTGAGTACCACCCTGGCGACGATGGTGCCGCTGTCGTCGTTCAGCAGCTTTGCCGAAAGCTCGACGGCGACCTCCATCAATCACCAGGGCGGGGAGCTGGCCACCACCGTGTCGTTCAATCTCAGCGACGGCTATCCGCTCAGCGACGGCCAGGCCGCCGTGGCCCAGGCAGAGTCGGAGATCGGCATGCCGGTGAATGTGCGCGGCAGCTTCCAGGGTTCGGCGAAGAGTGCGCAGGACAGCAACAAGGAGCAGCCGCTGCTGATCCTGGCGGCCATCGTGGTGATTTACATCGTGCTGGGTATCCTGTACGAAAGCCTGATACATCCGATTACCGTGCTGTCGACTTTGCCGTCGGCGGGGGTGGGCGCCGTGCTGGCCTTGCTGCTGTTCCGCATGGAGTTTTCCATCATCGCCCTGATCGGCGTGTTTTTGTTGATCGGCATCGTCAAGAAAAATGCTATATTGATCATCGACTTCGCGCTGGAGGCCGAGCGTTCGCGCGGGCTGACAGCTGTGGAGGCGGTGCGCGAGGCATGTTTGCTGCGTTTCCGCCCCATTCTGATGACCACTCTGGCGGCGGCGCTTGGCGCCTTGCCGCTGGCGATCGGTTTCGGCGAGGGGTCAGAGCTACGCCAGCCCTTGGGGGTCGCCATCATCGGCGGCCTGATTGCCAGCCAGTTACTCACATTGCTGACCACCCCGGTGGTCTACATCCTGCTCGACAAGCTGCGCACGCGCAGTGCCGACGAGCAGCAATTGAGCCGCATTCCTGGGCCAGATAACCCGAGCACACAATCATGA
- a CDS encoding efflux RND transporter permease subunit, translating into MSPSTPFIKRPVATALLMLAIVLAGLVGFKFLPLAALPQVDFPTIQVQTLYPGASPEVMGQTVTAPLERQFGQMSGLQRMSSTSAAGVSIITLQFTLGQTLDVAEQEVQAAINAGGSLLPTDLPAPPVYAKINPADAPVLTLAITSDTMPLTQVQNIVNTRLALKISQVNGVGLVSLSGGQRPAVRIQGDTKLLASYGLGLDSLRTAIAGANVNSAKGSFDGPTRSFTINANDQLVTAEDYKRLIITYKNGAPVRLLDVANVVDSAENTRLGAWSGKQPAIILNVQRQPGANVIKTVDAIKALLPDLQASLPAAMKLDVLSDRTTGIRASVEHVEMELLLSVLLVVLVIFAFLHSMRATVIASLSVPISLIGACGVMYLLGYSLNNLSLMALTIATGFVVDDAIVMIENIARYIEEGETPMAAALKGASQIGFTIISLTVSLIAVLIPLLFMGDVVGRLFREFAMTLAITILISAVVSLTLVPMMSARWLKSHADEKVSATGQRIQAFLDRVIVQYDHALVWVLKRQGLTLLVALATLLLTVILYITIPKGLFPTQDTGQLQARIETSQAVSYERMATLQQAAASALLEDPDVDTLSSLVGVDAANNTMLHTGSMLINLKRSRSGKQDDIMERLRNRVAKVAGVTLYLQPTQDLTIDAESGPTQYRVSLEGADTATVTEWAGKLAARMREKSQLRNVVTDAGATGAAVVVAIDRDSAARMSVTTATVDDALYNAFGQRIISTIFTETNQYRVILEAQPGIVTTPAGLSELQVRTGSGKSTPLSAFASVSEKQAPLQITHVAQYPATTLGFDTTQGVALGSAVDAIRQAAKDIALPPSVTLTFLGAAGAYENSLSNQLWLILAAVVCVYIVLGVLYESYIHPLTILSTLPSAGVGALLALMISGQDLGVIGIIGIILLIGIVKKNAIMMIDFAIEAERDEGKSPQEAIHQAALLRFRPILMTTLAALFAAVPLMLGWGEGAELRRPLGLAIFGGLIVSQVLTLFTTPVIYLGFDRLGQRFASKTRGVNLDKPADNAGSAA; encoded by the coding sequence ATGAGTCCATCGACTCCCTTCATCAAGCGCCCCGTCGCCACGGCGCTGCTGATGCTGGCCATCGTGCTGGCGGGGCTGGTCGGCTTCAAGTTCCTGCCGCTGGCCGCCTTGCCGCAAGTGGACTTCCCCACCATCCAGGTGCAGACCCTGTACCCGGGCGCCAGTCCCGAAGTCATGGGGCAGACCGTCACGGCGCCGTTGGAGCGCCAGTTCGGGCAGATGTCTGGCCTGCAGCGCATGAGTTCCACCAGCGCGGCCGGCGTCTCCATCATCACCCTGCAATTCACCCTGGGCCAGACCCTGGACGTGGCCGAGCAGGAAGTGCAGGCGGCCATCAACGCGGGCGGTTCCCTGCTGCCTACCGACTTGCCGGCGCCGCCCGTGTACGCCAAGATCAATCCGGCCGACGCGCCCGTGCTGACACTGGCGATTACCTCGGACACGATGCCGCTGACGCAGGTGCAAAACATCGTCAACACGCGTTTGGCGCTGAAGATCAGCCAGGTCAATGGCGTGGGCCTGGTGTCGCTGTCGGGCGGCCAGCGTCCCGCCGTGCGCATCCAGGGCGACACCAAATTGCTGGCGTCGTATGGCCTGGGCCTCGACAGCCTGCGCACGGCCATCGCGGGAGCCAACGTCAACAGCGCCAAGGGCAGTTTCGACGGCCCCACGCGCTCGTTTACCATCAATGCGAATGATCAACTGGTGACGGCGGAAGACTACAAGCGCCTGATCATCACCTACAAGAATGGCGCGCCCGTGCGCCTGCTTGATGTGGCCAATGTGGTCGACAGTGCGGAAAACACGCGCCTGGGCGCCTGGTCGGGCAAACAGCCGGCCATCATCCTGAACGTGCAGCGTCAGCCCGGCGCCAACGTCATCAAGACGGTCGACGCCATCAAGGCACTGCTGCCCGACCTGCAGGCCAGCCTGCCGGCGGCCATGAAGCTCGACGTGCTGAGCGACCGCACCACGGGCATTCGCGCCTCCGTCGAACACGTGGAGATGGAGTTGCTGCTGTCCGTGCTGCTGGTGGTGCTGGTGATTTTCGCCTTCCTGCACAGCATGCGCGCCACCGTGATCGCCAGCCTGTCCGTGCCGATCTCGCTGATCGGCGCCTGCGGCGTCATGTATCTGCTCGGCTACAGCCTGAATAACTTGTCCCTGATGGCGCTGACCATTGCCACCGGCTTTGTCGTCGATGACGCCATCGTCATGATCGAAAACATCGCCCGCTACATCGAAGAGGGCGAAACGCCGATGGCCGCCGCCCTGAAGGGCGCGTCGCAGATCGGCTTTACCATCATCTCGCTGACGGTGTCCTTGATCGCCGTGCTCATTCCGCTGTTGTTCATGGGCGACGTGGTGGGCCGTTTGTTCCGCGAATTTGCCATGACCCTGGCCATCACGATCCTGATTTCCGCCGTCGTCTCGCTCACCCTGGTGCCGATGATGTCGGCGCGCTGGTTGAAAAGCCATGCCGATGAAAAAGTCAGCGCCACGGGCCAGCGCATCCAGGCTTTCCTCGACCGCGTGATCGTCCAGTACGACCATGCGCTGGTGTGGGTCTTGAAACGCCAGGGACTGACCTTGCTGGTGGCCCTGGCCACCTTGCTGTTGACGGTGATTTTGTACATCACCATCCCGAAAGGCCTGTTCCCCACGCAGGATACAGGGCAGCTGCAGGCGCGCATCGAAACCTCGCAAGCCGTGTCGTACGAACGCATGGCCACCTTGCAGCAGGCGGCGGCCAGCGCGCTGCTGGAGGACCCCGATGTCGATACCCTGAGTTCCCTGGTGGGCGTCGATGCAGCCAACAATACCATGCTGCACACGGGTAGCATGCTGATCAACCTGAAGCGCTCTCGCAGCGGCAAGCAGGACGACATCATGGAGCGCCTGCGCAACCGTGTCGCCAAGGTGGCCGGCGTGACCCTGTATCTGCAGCCGACGCAAGATTTGACCATCGATGCGGAATCGGGGCCGACGCAATACCGCGTCTCGCTCGAAGGGGCCGACACGGCCACCGTCACCGAGTGGGCCGGCAAGCTGGCGGCCCGCATGCGCGAAAAATCGCAGCTGCGCAATGTGGTCACGGACGCGGGCGCCACGGGCGCCGCCGTCGTGGTGGCCATCGACCGCGACAGCGCCGCACGCATGTCCGTCACTACGGCCACTGTCGACGACGCGCTGTACAACGCTTTCGGCCAGCGCATCATCTCGACCATTTTTACGGAAACCAACCAGTACCGCGTGATCCTCGAAGCGCAGCCCGGCATTGTCACCACGCCGGCCGGCCTGTCGGAACTGCAGGTGCGCACGGGTTCCGGCAAGTCGACGCCGCTGTCCGCCTTTGCCAGCGTCAGCGAAAAACAGGCGCCGCTGCAGATCACGCACGTGGCGCAATACCCGGCCACGACGCTGGGCTTTGATACGACGCAAGGCGTGGCGCTGGGCAGCGCCGTCGACGCCATCCGGCAGGCGGCCAAGGATATCGCCTTGCCGCCATCGGTGACCCTGACCTTCCTCGGTGCGGCCGGCGCGTATGAAAACTCGCTGTCGAACCAGCTGTGGCTGATCCTGGCCGCCGTCGTCTGCGTCTACATCGTGCTGGGCGTGCTGTACGAAAGCTACATCCACCCGCTGACGATTTTGTCGACCTTGCCGTCGGCCGGCGTGGGCGCCTTGCTGGCGCTGATGATTTCCGGGCAGGACCTGGGCGTGATCGGCATCATCGGCATCATTCTCCTGATCGGCATCGTCAAGAAGAACGCCATCATGATGATCGACTTCGCCATCGAGGCCGAACGCGATGAAGGCAAGAGCCCGCAGGAAGCCATCCACCAGGCGGCGCTGCTGCGTTTCCGCCCAATCCTGATGACCACCCTGGCAGCCCTGTTCGCGGCCGTGCCGCTGATGCTGGGCTGGGGCGAGGGCGCAGAGTTGCGCCGTCCGCTGGGCCTGGCCATCTTTGGCGGCCTGATTGTCAGCCAGGTGCTGACGCTGTTTACCACGCCCGTCATCTACCTGGGCTTCGACCGCCTGGGCCAGCGCTTTGCATCCAAAACGCGGGGCGTCAACCTGGACAAGCCAGCCGATAATGCGGGGAGCGCCGCGTGA
- a CDS encoding efflux RND transporter periplasmic adaptor subunit — translation MDSQTTPNTPRRSRRSKIVGSVIALAVMAALGGGAWYLTHSGTSAQGGPGMGGPGGPGGPGGPGGGRRGAPSTTVGVATSVKSDLPVVLDALGTVTAASTVTVRPQVSGILKELKFKEGGMVKAGQVVAQIDPAQFEMALMQATGQRQRDEAQLENARLTLKRYQTLLGQDSIARQDVDTQAALVKQLEGTVMTDRAAEGTARLNLGYTKVVSPISGRAGLKVVDIGNLVNTSDAGGVVVVTQLSPIDVQFSVPQDKVQTIQERLNAGSALPALALDRTRTHTLDKGSLSALDNQVDVQTGTVRAKARYTNDKMALFPSQFVNVRLELGNITGAVLVPVTALRHSNNGDFVYVLKADKTVTVRMVTRGQATTDMVEIRAGLEAGEQVITEGADRLKEGAKVTLAGDKPAGARGATGANGERRHRRQQADGAASASASASVPASAPAAAPATAPAKGAAQ, via the coding sequence ATGGATTCGCAGACAACACCCAACACCCCGCGGCGCAGCCGCCGTTCGAAAATCGTCGGCAGTGTCATTGCGCTGGCCGTCATGGCTGCGTTGGGGGGCGGTGCCTGGTACCTGACCCACTCCGGCACCAGTGCCCAGGGCGGCCCCGGCATGGGCGGACCCGGCGGGCCAGGTGGTCCTGGTGGCCCCGGTGGCGGGCGCCGTGGCGCGCCCTCGACCACCGTGGGCGTGGCCACTTCCGTGAAATCGGACCTGCCCGTGGTGCTCGATGCGCTGGGCACCGTGACGGCGGCGTCCACCGTGACGGTGCGCCCGCAAGTATCGGGCATCCTGAAGGAATTGAAATTCAAGGAAGGCGGCATGGTCAAGGCGGGCCAGGTGGTGGCGCAAATCGATCCTGCCCAGTTCGAGATGGCGCTGATGCAGGCCACGGGCCAGCGCCAGCGCGATGAAGCGCAGCTGGAAAACGCGCGCCTGACACTGAAGCGCTATCAAACCCTGCTGGGCCAGGACTCCATCGCGCGCCAGGACGTCGATACGCAGGCCGCCCTGGTCAAGCAGCTGGAAGGCACGGTGATGACGGACCGCGCCGCAGAAGGCACTGCCAGACTCAACCTGGGTTATACCAAGGTGGTGTCGCCGATCAGCGGCCGCGCGGGCCTGAAGGTGGTCGATATCGGCAACCTGGTCAATACCAGCGACGCGGGCGGCGTGGTGGTGGTGACGCAGCTGTCGCCCATCGACGTGCAGTTTTCCGTGCCACAGGATAAGGTGCAGACCATCCAGGAGCGCCTGAATGCCGGCTCGGCCCTGCCGGCGCTGGCGCTGGACCGCACGCGCACGCATACCCTGGACAAGGGCAGCTTGAGTGCGCTCGATAACCAGGTCGATGTGCAGACGGGTACCGTGCGTGCCAAGGCCCGCTACACGAATGACAAGATGGCCCTGTTCCCCAGCCAGTTCGTCAACGTGCGCCTGGAGTTGGGCAATATCACGGGCGCCGTGCTGGTACCCGTCACGGCCCTGCGTCACAGCAATAATGGCGACTTCGTATATGTGCTGAAAGCGGATAAAACCGTCACCGTGCGCATGGTCACGCGCGGCCAGGCCACCACCGACATGGTGGAAATCCGCGCCGGCCTGGAAGCGGGAGAGCAAGTCATCACGGAAGGCGCCGACCGCCTGAAGGAAGGCGCGAAAGTCACCCTGGCTGGCGACAAGCCGGCCGGCGCGCGCGGTGCAACTGGCGCGAACGGCGAACGCCGCCACCGTCGCCAGCAGGCTGACGGCGCGGCCAGTGCATCGGCTTCCGCATCCGTACCGGCCAGTGCGCCAGCCGCAGCGCCAGCCACCGCGCCGGCGAAGGGCGCAGCGCAATGA
- a CDS encoding GNAT family N-acetyltransferase, which translates to MSTHTDTAIAIRPCVQGDEQALALVGQATFLEAFAGILDGADVIAHCQRQHDAQLYRDWLALPAMRLWLAEARPGGAPVGYLVLSPASLPVADPHPQDLEIKRIYLLHRFQGQRVGQRLMQAALSQARASGAGRVLLGVYAENHDALAFYARCGFAQVGRRTFRVGRTDYQDVILGLTL; encoded by the coding sequence ATGAGTACACACACTGACACGGCGATCGCCATCCGCCCATGCGTGCAGGGCGATGAACAGGCGCTGGCGCTTGTGGGGCAGGCCACCTTCCTGGAAGCGTTCGCCGGTATCCTCGATGGCGCCGACGTCATCGCCCATTGCCAGCGCCAGCACGACGCGCAGCTGTACCGCGACTGGCTGGCGCTGCCGGCCATGCGTTTGTGGCTGGCCGAAGCCAGGCCCGGCGGCGCGCCCGTGGGCTATCTGGTGCTCAGTCCCGCCAGCTTGCCAGTGGCCGACCCGCATCCGCAAGATCTGGAAATCAAGCGCATCTACCTGCTGCACCGCTTCCAGGGCCAGCGCGTGGGACAGCGTTTGATGCAGGCGGCGCTGAGCCAGGCGCGCGCCAGCGGCGCAGGGCGCGTGCTGCTGGGCGTTTACGCGGAAAACCACGATGCGCTGGCGTTTTATGCGCGCTGCGGCTTTGCGCAAGTGGGCCGGCGCACTTTCCGCGTGGGCCGCACCGACTATCAGGATGTCATCCTCGGCTTGACCTTGTAA